In one Brienomyrus brachyistius isolate T26 chromosome 12, BBRACH_0.4, whole genome shotgun sequence genomic region, the following are encoded:
- the LOC125704908 gene encoding ubiquitin-60S ribosomal protein L40-like — translation MGKTYQVVVNGIRGEKITVDVGNSEDQMKNMTVLELKKKIALKLPGTAEDDLSSLRLIFTDKQLEDSSQLSSYGIQDKSVIQLVIRLPGGGYLPQ, via the exons ATGGGGAAAACTTACCAGGTCGTGGTAAATGGAATAAGAGGAGAGAAAATAACAGTTGATGTTGGGAATTCAGAGGATCAGAtgaagaacatgactgttttagagctaaagaagaaaattgCTCTGAAGCTGCCAGGGACAGCAG AGGATGACCTGAGCAGCCTGAGGCTGATTTTCACCGACAAACAGCTAGAAGATTCCTCCCAGCTCTCCTCTTATGGGATCCAAGACAAGTCCGTCATTCAGTTGGTGATCCGGTTGCCTGGGGGTGGATATCTTCCCCAATGA